GTTAAAACTACCATTAAAACCACTTGGCCTTGGTTTTTGAGATTTTGTTTCATTATTGATAGTTTCTCAAAACCACACTAGTAGAAAAAGTATCTTTTTCTCCAGTAGGAGCAGTGAGATCAAAACTAAAATCAACCGTATAACGGTCTATACTACTTTTATAGCACGAAATGGAACAATTAGACAATGTGAAGTCAAAATTGGGATTAACAAGTGTAGTCATATTAGCAGGGGTTGTAAGCTCTATATTGGTATTATCTGTATCACCATCATTAACAATATCCTGTTCATCACATTCCAGCACATATGCTTCTCGCTCTTTATTTTCATTTAAAATTGAAAAGGTAAGAGATGTGCCAGAAACCACTGGATCACCGCAGGCACTATCTGGAGTAATTTGACTTGCTACCTGCAATTTTCGCTGCACAATAGAGATCGCATTCCCACCTTCTTTTTTAAGATTCGTAATTGTCTTGGCTTTAGCATTATTGCGTACTATCGAGGCCAAAACATTAACTGTGGCTCCCATAATCAGTGCAAAGGTAGCAATTACTACCAGCATTTCCACCAAAGTAAAACCTGAGTTTTTGTTCATAAACTACCATTTAGTAATAAAAGTTGTTTCTTTAACTTCATGAGAGCCCTTGACATCGTCCCACATAACTGTAACTACAACTTCATATTTTTCATTATCGCTCGGATCTACATTAACAGCCCTATCAATAGTAAAATCTATTTTATTTTCTGTGCTTGCATAATTGTTATTACCAATTGATGTTGTAAATTGTTCCCAAGTTTGAGTATTTTTCATTTTTCGAACTAATTCAATTTCTTTTTTAGCCAAATATGTGGCACTTTGTCTGTTTTGGGCTAAATCAGACATTTGGACTGATTTGGTTGACATTAAAGCCAAAGTAATAAACACCATAGTAATTACAGTAATAGCAATCAAAAGTTCGATAATGGTTTGACCACGCTGTTTATTTACCATCTTCTCTAATATCTCCGAATTGAGTAATTTCAACTACTCTTGCCCCAGAGCTATTTTCGATAGAAAAAGTAAAACTAGTCCCTGAAGTTAATTCTCTAGTTACTGATTCAAATTCGACTGTCGTACCAGATATAGCTTTAAAAATTGTTCCTTTACTTAAAGTTCCGGTTTTTGTTGTAGGACTACTAGTGATAGTTGGTGGAGTTTTTCCATCCGAACAAATTGCATTGATTTGGTAACCACCCGTACCATCAACGAAAGAAAAGATATAACTTACTAAAACTTCATCCGCAGTACAAATGTCTTTTTTGCCTAAAAATGCATTTTGCTGCGCTTCAGTTAAAGCAATCAAAGCATCTTTATATGATTTTTTGAGATTTTGGTCTTCCTGGATCCGACCATACGCCATCATACCAACCCCCATCATCAGTCCCATAATGGTCATCACTACAAGTAATTCGATCAGGGTAAAACCTTGAGAATTGGACAGTTTCATAGTAAAAGAAGTTTCTAAGGATTATGAATACAATATGCATTACCTTCTGTACAACTCAAAGATCCACAATCTCCCAAAGCATCTTCTTGTTCTAAGCAAGTAAGTAGGGTATAACGAAATGTATCATCTTGATTATAACCATAATCAGTTCTTTCAGTTGGATCACAAGGAATTTGCTCCATGTAGGTCGTTGTGCCACTTGCTAAAGGATCTCCACAATCTGGCAAACTCACCGGGTATTCTCCTTCATCAGCCCGGTACAATTCCAAAGCTCCTCTGATTTGCTCTAGATCAGCTTTACGTCTGGAATCACGGGATTTTTTAGAAACAGTTTTATAGCTGCTCATGCCCACTGCCGATAAAATAGCGATGATAGTAATTACTACCATCAGCTCTATTAAAGTAAAACCTCGTTTGTTTGTTTTCATACGGTGATTTATTGTAAATTTACTACACAAAACATATCCCCACTATTATCATCCAAGAAACCAGTTGCGCTGTCACCACCATAATTACCACCACCTGCTTTTAAGCTTCCACACAATAAATAATCTCCACCATTGTAAACATAAGTATAGTCACTATCATTAAATTCTTTTTTAGGAACACCTGATGGAAAATAATCTGCTGTATCCAACTCTGTTATTAATTCGGCTGTTGATGCTGGATAGGAATTATTTACTGAATAATAGGTTTCTAAAGCTTTTTGAATCTCTTTAATTTCAGAAATGGTCTTTCCATCACTACCTCGATCTAAAGATTTGCGAAATGAACTCATTCCCACCATAGCTAAAATTGATAAAATGGTAATTACTACTAATAACTCAATTAAGGTAAAACCTTTTTTAGATGCCAACATAAGATAGCCATATATACTCACCAAATAGTTTGGCAAGCAACATGCCTCCAAGTAAAAATGGGCCAAAAGGGATTGCTGATTTCATGTTTTTTTTGCCCATTGCAATCAGTATGACACCCATGATTGCTCCGGTCAAGAAAGCAATAAACATAGCTACTAAGACCCATTGCCACCAACCTAAAACCACTCCAATAAAAAAAGCTAGTTTTACATCTCCAAAACCAATTCCTTTTCCCTGAGTAATCAGATATAAAAATAGAAAAAAGCCCATTAAACCTAATCCTGATAGTAAAAATTCCCAACGACCAGTAATAAAAAGCCGGCCAACTGCCACAATTGTACCGCTAATAATTAGAGAGTCAGGTAAAATTCCCAATCGTATATCAATAATTGCTAAAGCCAAACTGATTGAGAAAATAAAGAGCCAAAACCCTAAAACCACAAAGCTAAAAAAGCCTTCCATCTGCTGAAAAAAGGCAAAACGTCCCAGTAGCCAATAAACCCAAACAAACTCCAAGCCAACTACCAACTCAACTAAGGGATAGCTTGAAGAAATATGTTGTTTACAAAACCGGCATTTGCCTTTAAGTAGCAAATAAGAGAGTAGGGGAATGTTGTCATACCACTTGATTTCTTTTTTGCATTTTGGGCAACACGACCGGCCAATGGCCCATTCTGGTATCCAAGCTTTTAATCCTGTTTTTTTACCTTTGCTTTCATGAGTTTCCCGATAAACTACTACATTTAAAAAGCTTCCAATGATTAATCCAAAAATAAAAAGTAGTAAGTAAACCAACATAAAATATAAAATTTCTTAATAAACTTAAAATCTCTAGTATTTAGATTAACAGAAAATCAGAGTTTCGCCAACAAAAAACCCAGCCGAAGCTGGGTTTTATTTTAATTTGATTCTTTCAAAACTAATCTGTTTGAGCACAAAGCATACATTTAACACCACTATCTCCAGTAATACTCCATTCTGCAGAACTAGCAGTACAGTTAGTACCAGCTGTAGGATTCGTTAAAGCAGTACAAATACCAGTACCATTATCACAGCCGGTCATTGTTTTATAGTCAAAACCATTATATTGAACACCAGCTGCTGTGAAGCCAGCTCGTGCTGATTTTGATGCTGGTAAATAACATCCCCAAAAGCCACTACTTCCATCATAAGCTCCAATATATAAATCACTGGCAGGAACTTTATTAGATATACTAGTTTTTAATTCTCCTGCTGTTACTAAATTAGCAACATAGCCAGTAGTAGTCACATCAGTAGTATCATGACGATACATATTGGTAACAGCAGTTCCAGCTGCTCCCCATGGATATTGTTCTGTTGTTAATTCATTTCTCTGTACAGCATTTATAACATCAGCAACGGTTTGTTGATATCCGCTATCTTTGGCTTTATTCATCTGTTCAATAGGATTAATAGCCGCCAATACTGCCACAGCCAAAATACCAATGATAGTGATAACGATTAATAACTCAACTAGAGTAAAACCTCGGGAAGACTTGTATTTCATATACTTTTAAACCATTAGGCTTATTATTCCTAAAATGGCAAGAACTTATTACTACTATAGTGCCTCAATTAAAACTGTGATGTCAAGTTGTAAATTGGCACAATAATCGAAATAACCATTACTCCCACTCCAATTCCAAGTATTACAATCATAGCCGGTTCAATAGCGCTGGTTAAAGCTTTCAAAGCCAAAAGCGAATCTTTTTCATACTGTGAAGCAATCCGGTCCAGCATTTCATCTAGTCGGCCGGTTTCTTCACCGACTGACATCATTTGAATTACTGCGTCAGGGAAAAAAGCTTCTCTGGCAAAGCTACTTGATAAGGTCATGCCTTTTTCAACTGTAGTTGTGGCTTTTTCAATACCGTTCCGATAGACCGAGTTACTGGAAATTTGACTCACCACCCCTAAAGAATCAACAATTGATACTCCGGATTTAATTAGTAGCGCTAAAGTACTAATTACTGTGGTAGAAATAACTTTGTCCAACAATTCCCCAATATACGGAATTTTTAAAGTAACTTGATCAAATTGTTTTTTACCTTCAGGACTCTTCAGCCACCAAACTGCTCCAGCCA
This window of the Candidatus Beckwithbacteria bacterium genome carries:
- a CDS encoding prepilin peptidase, with product MLVYLLLFIFGLIIGSFLNVVVYRETHESKGKKTGLKAWIPEWAIGRSCCPKCKKEIKWYDNIPLLSYLLLKGKCRFCKQHISSSYPLVELVVGLEFVWVYWLLGRFAFFQQMEGFFSFVVLGFWLFIFSISLALAIIDIRLGILPDSLIISGTIVAVGRLFITGRWEFLLSGLGLMGFFLFLYLITQGKGIGFGDVKLAFFIGVVLGWWQWVLVAMFIAFLTGAIMGVILIAMGKKNMKSAIPFGPFLLGGMLLAKLFGEYIWLSYVGI
- a CDS encoding type II secretion system protein — its product is MLASKKGFTLIELLVVITILSILAMVGMSSFRKSLDRGSDGKTISEIKEIQKALETYYSVNNSYPASTAELITELDTADYFPSGVPKKEFNDSDYTYVYNGGDYLLCGSLKAGGGNYGGDSATGFLDDNSGDMFCVVNLQ
- a CDS encoding type II secretion system protein; translation: MKYKSSRGFTLVELLIVITIIGILAVAVLAAINPIEQMNKAKDSGYQQTVADVINAVQRNELTTEQYPWGAAGTAVTNMYRHDTTDVTTTGYVANLVTAGELKTSISNKVPASDLYIGAYDGSSGFWGCYLPASKSARAGFTAAGVQYNGFDYKTMTGCDNGTGICTALTNPTAGTNCTASSAEWSITGDSGVKCMLCAQTD
- a CDS encoding type II secretion system protein, which gives rise to MKLSNSQGFTLIELLVVMTIMGLMMGVGMMAYGRIQEDQNLKKSYKDALIALTEAQQNAFLGKKDICTADEVLVSYIFSFVDGTGGYQINAICSDGKTPPTITSSPTTKTGTLSKGTIFKAISGTTVEFESVTRELTSGTSFTFSIENSSGARVVEITQFGDIREDGK
- a CDS encoding prepilin-type N-terminal cleavage/methylation domain-containing protein; amino-acid sequence: MKTNKRGFTLIELMVVITIIAILSAVGMSSYKTVSKKSRDSRRKADLEQIRGALELYRADEGEYPVSLPDCGDPLASGTTTYMEQIPCDPTERTDYGYNQDDTFRYTLLTCLEQEDALGDCGSLSCTEGNAYCIHNP
- a CDS encoding type II secretion system protein; the protein is MNKNSGFTLVEMLVVIATFALIMGATVNVLASIVRNNAKAKTITNLKKEGGNAISIVQRKLQVASQITPDSACGDPVVSGTSLTFSILNENKEREAYVLECDEQDIVNDGDTDNTNIELTTPANMTTLVNPNFDFTLSNCSISCYKSSIDRYTVDFSFDLTAPTGEKDTFSTSVVLRNYQ